Proteins from one Clostridium cellulovorans 743B genomic window:
- the rsgA gene encoding ribosome small subunit-dependent GTPase A has translation MKDNTVSGIVTKGIGGFYYVQVEDKIIECKARGKFRTHNISPYVGDVVELNIEEDKGFIIKISERKNLLLRPVVANVTQAFVVFALKNPDVNLTLLNKFLILCEYNEIKPIICFNKVDLVDNPEEELAVKMIKQTGYDYIFLKAKEKYNLELVMDHLNENISIFCGPSGAGKSTLFNGMVGKPLMEIGEVSEKLKRGKHTTRHSELIAFHQGYIVDTPGFSSLEFDFIDEVDLKNYLPEFKEYEDQCKFSGCNHYKEPKCAVKTAVEEEKIHKSRYDFYISLYEELKGRRYKK, from the coding sequence ATGAAAGATAACACAGTTAGTGGTATAGTAACAAAGGGGATTGGTGGATTTTATTATGTACAGGTAGAGGATAAAATCATTGAATGTAAGGCTAGAGGTAAATTTAGAACTCATAATATTTCACCTTATGTAGGAGACGTGGTTGAGTTAAATATTGAAGAGGACAAAGGTTTTATTATCAAGATATCTGAGAGAAAAAATTTGCTTTTGAGGCCAGTTGTTGCTAATGTAACTCAAGCTTTCGTAGTTTTTGCACTAAAAAATCCTGATGTAAATTTAACGCTTTTAAATAAGTTTCTTATTCTTTGTGAATACAATGAAATAAAACCGATAATATGCTTTAATAAAGTTGATCTTGTTGACAATCCAGAAGAAGAATTGGCAGTTAAAATGATTAAGCAGACTGGTTATGATTATATATTTTTGAAGGCTAAAGAAAAGTATAATTTAGAACTAGTCATGGATCATTTAAATGAGAATATTTCTATATTTTGTGGTCCATCTGGAGCAGGGAAATCTACTCTGTTTAATGGAATGGTAGGAAAGCCATTAATGGAGATCGGAGAGGTAAGTGAAAAGCTTAAAAGAGGAAAACATACAACAAGACACAGTGAACTTATAGCTTTTCATCAGGGGTATATAGTTGATACCCCTGGATTCTCTTCCTTAGAATTTGATTTTATTGATGAAGTAGATTTAAAGAATTATTTACCTGAATTTAAGGAATATGAAGATCAGTGTAAGTTTTCTGGTTGCAACCATTATAAAGAGCCTAAATGTGCTGTTAAAACAGCTGTAGAGGAAGAAAAGATACATAAGAGCAGATATGACTTTTATATAAGCTTATATGAAGAACTAAAAGGTAGGAGGTACAAGAAATGA
- the pknB gene encoding Stk1 family PASTA domain-containing Ser/Thr kinase: protein MIGSILNSRYEVLEKIGEGGMSFVYKAKDLTLQRMVAVKVLKNEFNNDKQFVEKFKAEALAAGGLHDNNIVSIYDAGTHGFYNYIVMEYIHGKTLKDIIIERGPLETKEVIEIAMDITKALDCAHRNNIVHRDIKPHNIIMTDYGMPKITDFGIAKASSSATIAHTSRVMGSVHYISPEQAKGEIVDARSDLYSLGIVIYEMVTGKMPFDSETAITIAIKHIQDEVVAPNMINHMVPYALNKLIMKLLEKDPTNRYQSAKELLVDLNKLKDGTMIFPVGTNQEEREYTKVLKPMSGMNSGVNKVYTENIYDDDDVEEERAISRSSDKDTNSRKNNNKANIDKKKKGILIGSITGLIALILIVAIVIGTQLAKTNEKVVEEVTIPEISNIQQKDGIKKLEELGIKYEITKVNSENAAGIIIYTNPKSGTTIKKDRVIELGVSLGPEEGKVPSIVNQDKDTAIKTINDNKFQLGKIDEKYSESVERGKVIDQDPSPNSKLAKGSPINIVISLGPEYTNYDLKGKTVEEAKALLNGYASLNVTTQESNKEADKENDDKIIDQDKTRVKQGETITVKVIKYAELTKTLEDYTEENLKDVMEDLNSMGLGLKVTLVASSSAGSTPTKESQYELYKVISQDPASGKDVKKGDTVKLKVELIKTQDKEDTPTNNKTTNGTTKTN, encoded by the coding sequence ATGATAGGTTCAATTTTAAATTCGAGATATGAAGTCCTTGAAAAAATTGGTGAAGGCGGAATGTCCTTCGTATATAAGGCAAAGGATTTAACACTTCAACGAATGGTAGCTGTTAAAGTATTAAAGAATGAATTTAATAATGATAAACAATTTGTAGAAAAATTCAAAGCTGAAGCTTTAGCTGCTGGGGGACTTCATGACAACAACATCGTAAGTATATATGATGCAGGAACACATGGATTCTATAACTATATTGTTATGGAATATATACATGGAAAAACCTTAAAGGATATTATAATTGAAAGAGGCCCTTTAGAAACAAAAGAAGTGATAGAAATAGCTATGGATATAACAAAAGCCCTTGATTGTGCTCATAGAAATAACATTGTCCATAGAGATATTAAACCACATAATATTATAATGACTGATTATGGGATGCCTAAAATCACAGATTTTGGAATAGCTAAAGCAAGTAGCAGTGCTACAATCGCGCACACAAGTAGAGTAATGGGATCTGTGCATTATATTTCACCAGAGCAAGCAAAAGGAGAAATTGTCGACGCTAGAAGTGATTTATATTCTTTGGGAATAGTAATCTACGAAATGGTAACAGGAAAAATGCCTTTTGATTCAGAAACAGCAATAACTATAGCTATAAAACATATACAGGATGAAGTTGTTGCCCCAAATATGATTAATCACATGGTTCCATATGCGTTAAACAAATTAATTATGAAACTTCTTGAGAAGGATCCAACTAATCGATATCAAAGTGCTAAGGAGCTTCTAGTAGACTTAAATAAGCTGAAAGATGGTACTATGATATTTCCTGTAGGAACAAATCAAGAAGAACGGGAATATACAAAAGTTCTTAAACCAATGTCTGGGATGAATAGTGGAGTCAATAAAGTATATACTGAAAATATATATGATGATGATGATGTAGAAGAAGAACGAGCTATTTCTAGGTCTTCAGATAAGGACACAAATAGTAGGAAAAATAATAACAAGGCTAATATTGATAAGAAGAAAAAAGGTATATTAATTGGTTCTATTACTGGGTTAATAGCACTAATCTTGATCGTTGCTATTGTTATAGGAACTCAGCTTGCAAAGACTAATGAAAAGGTCGTTGAGGAAGTAACTATTCCTGAAATATCAAATATCCAACAAAAAGATGGAATAAAAAAATTAGAAGAACTTGGGATAAAGTATGAAATAACAAAGGTTAACAGTGAGAATGCCGCAGGAATTATAATTTATACTAATCCAAAGTCAGGGACTACAATTAAAAAAGATAGAGTAATTGAATTAGGCGTTAGTCTAGGACCAGAAGAAGGAAAAGTTCCTTCAATTGTTAACCAAGATAAAGACACCGCTATAAAAACTATTAATGATAATAAGTTCCAACTTGGAAAAATTGATGAAAAATATAGTGAAAGTGTTGAACGAGGAAAAGTTATCGATCAAGACCCATCGCCAAATAGTAAGTTGGCAAAAGGAAGCCCTATAAATATCGTTATTAGTTTAGGTCCAGAATATACTAATTACGATTTGAAAGGAAAAACTGTTGAAGAAGCTAAGGCTCTACTTAACGGTTATGCTTCACTAAACGTAACAACCCAAGAGTCAAATAAAGAAGCTGATAAAGAAAATGATGACAAGATTATAGATCAAGACAAGACAAGAGTAAAACAAGGTGAAACAATTACAGTAAAAGTTATAAAATATGCTGAACTTACAAAAACTTTGGAAGACTATACAGAGGAAAATTTAAAGGATGTTATGGAAGATTTAAATAGCATGGGCCTTGGATTAAAGGTTACATTAGTAGCGTCTAGTTCAGCAGGTAGTACACCAACAAAAGAATCACAGTATGAACTATATAAAGTAATTAGTCAAGACCCAGCTTCAGGTAAGGATGTTAAAAAAGGTGATACTGTTAAATTGAAGGTTGAGTTGATTAAAACACAAGATAAAGAGGATACGCCTACTAATAACAAAACTACAAACGGAACTACAAAAACAAACTAA
- the rpe gene encoding ribulose-phosphate 3-epimerase, which produces MIKISPSILSADFSKLGEDVINLEKAGADMIHIDVMDGNFVPNISFGMPVINSIRPLTKATFDVHLMIEEPSKYIKQFVDLGGDIITIHYEADRHIDSTINMIKSYGVKAGVALNPGTSTSLLKDIIREVDMVLIMTVNPGFGGQKFIEYTLEKIREVREMADKLNPDLLIQVDGGIGRENIRKVVEAGANVIVAGSAVFKENRIKENIEALRTACI; this is translated from the coding sequence ATGATAAAGATTTCTCCGTCAATATTATCGGCGGATTTTTCAAAGCTTGGTGAAGATGTAATTAATTTAGAAAAGGCTGGTGCTGATATGATACACATAGATGTTATGGATGGAAATTTCGTCCCTAACATCTCTTTTGGGATGCCTGTAATTAACAGCATTCGTCCTTTGACAAAGGCAACCTTCGATGTTCATTTAATGATTGAGGAACCATCAAAGTATATAAAACAATTTGTAGATCTTGGTGGAGATATAATAACTATTCACTATGAAGCAGATAGACATATAGATAGTACTATTAACATGATAAAGTCTTATGGTGTTAAAGCTGGTGTTGCCCTTAATCCAGGTACTAGTACGAGTTTATTAAAGGATATTATTAGAGAAGTGGATATGGTACTTATTATGACTGTTAATCCTGGCTTTGGAGGGCAAAAGTTTATTGAATATACTTTAGAGAAGATACGAGAAGTAAGGGAAATGGCTGATAAACTAAATCCGGATTTGTTAATACAAGTAGATGGAGGCATTGGAAGAGAAAATATAAGAAAAGTTGTAGAAGCTGGTGCTAACGTAATTGTTGCGGGTTCTGCGGTATTTAAGGAAAACAGAATAAAAGAAAATATTGAAGCTTTGAGAACTGCATGTATATAG